The nucleotide sequence TCCATCCCTCCTTTCAGTGAATAAAATAAAGGAATGCAAGCGATACTTAATAGGATTTAGAAACGGCTTCCAGCCTCTTTGCCAGCGCCGCCTCTAATATTTCTTCTGCCGCCAAAATGCCGGATGCCTTCGTCAGTCCTAAATGCCCGTGCTTGGCTGCTGCCTCACCATGGCGCGGAATCAACCCGCAGCCGGATTTCTCAATTAAACATAGATCCAGATAAGAATCTCCCGCCGTAAAGACTTGTTTCTTTCCCTCTTTCTCAGAAAGGTATTGAACAGCATCCCATTTGTTGACAAAGCTAGGGATAAAATATACTTTTCTTCCTTGAAGAGAAAAGATCCAGCCACATTCAGCTGCCCACTCCGCATACTCATTCATCACTTCTGCTGGAGCAAGCTCCGGTTTAATAATTAAATAAATGAAAAAGTGATCTACTACCCGGATAGATTCCAGCCAGACGGAATCTGCCGTTTGGCTAATTTTCTTTTTTACTTCCTCTAAAGGCGTAGAGTTTTGATTAATTTTCGCTTCCATATAGCCCTGCCAATCACGGTCCACTTGCCCATTTTCAAGAATCACGCCGCCATTGCATGTCACTGCATATTTCGGTCGGATTTCTTCCTGAAATAGCGAAATCCGCTTGTATTGGTCCACGGTTCGCGTTGTCACCGGAAGAAACATCATCTGTTCTGACAGCTCCCGCAAAAGGTCGATCGCCTTTTCAGTCATAAATGAAATTTCTTTGCCCTTATATATTTCAACATTGCGGATAGGCATGTCTGGCTTAGTTGCGTCAAAAAACCTGTTTGAGTAAATCAGGGTCCGATCTAAATCACTCGCAAAAATCACTTGTTCTCCTCCATTGGCTTAATTAATCCACAGCATGTATAAGACATTTGTTTATATTCCTCCACAGGGACATTTCTTTCTTTTGCTAATTGAAAAATATGTTTTAGCCGAATATCCTCTTTGTCTTTCACCAGTATTTTCCAAGGGACACGACGGAGGAGAACTCTGGTCGTTTCTCCTGCACCTGGCTTAATCAGATTAATATCTTTGATGCCAAATTCTTTTTGAATCGCTTCAATGGAGCGGAGACCTTCCCATGTAGGTGTCCGATTTGCTTTTTGCAAGTCTGCTTTTGCTTGTTTAACAAGCGGCAAAACAGCCGCAAACTCCCCCGCAATGATGTCAATATAGTAATTAGACAAGTCTTTATCTGCTAACTCCCTATATACTTTCGCCCCGTGGAAGTCACCGGCCTTTATCCAATGATCATTTAAGACCGTCCGGCTGACAAGCCCTGATACAGTAGAATTAAGACAGGCGCTTGGAATAAGAAAATCCTCTCTCGTACCGAACAAAGAAGAGCAATGGCCGGGATCAGCCAGCACAGCGAGCTCATCATCCAGTGTAACGCCATACTTTTCTTTAAATAAGCGTGCGGAACGCGTTAACTCCTTGGAGATGGCTCCTTTTCCTGTCCAGCCATCGACAAATACAAGGCGCTTGCCCGGGTGCTGCTCCAGTAAGTATAAAAGAGCATTCTCATCAATTCCCCGCCCACGAATAATAGACACACTATAATGAGGCACTGTCCACCCATAAGCTTCTTTTACATACCGTTTCATTAAAATGCCGATAGGCGTACCTGCTCTAGCGAGAGAAACAAACACTATATCCCGGCCTTTTTCATCGATAATTAACTCAGAAACTACGCCAGCAGCAGTCGCTACCTTTTGCTTATAAATCTCAAGGGATTCATGAAATAGCTGTAAATATTCTTCTGACGGCTGATACTCTACTGGCAGCATTTCAGAATAATGCACCCCTTGCTGAATGGCCCATTCCCTTTCCTTGGTATCCTTTTCTAAAGCTGCTTCAGACAAGTCTTTTAACAAAAAAATCACATCTTCCACAGAATAGCTGCCGGTAACCGTTTGTCTGGCATTCTCTATCATCTAAACGCTCCTCTCAAATAAAGTCAACGA is from Bacillus sp. PK3_68 and encodes:
- a CDS encoding HAD family hydrolase codes for the protein MIFASDLDRTLIYSNRFFDATKPDMPIRNVEIYKGKEISFMTEKAIDLLRELSEQMMFLPVTTRTVDQYKRISLFQEEIRPKYAVTCNGGVILENGQVDRDWQGYMEAKINQNSTPLEEVKKKISQTADSVWLESIRVVDHFFIYLIIKPELAPAEVMNEYAEWAAECGWIFSLQGRKVYFIPSFVNKWDAVQYLSEKEGKKQVFTAGDSYLDLCLIEKSGCGLIPRHGEAAAKHGHLGLTKASGILAAEEILEAALAKRLEAVSKSY
- a CDS encoding cysteine protease StiP family protein, with protein sequence MIENARQTVTGSYSVEDVIFLLKDLSEAALEKDTKEREWAIQQGVHYSEMLPVEYQPSEEYLQLFHESLEIYKQKVATAAGVVSELIIDEKGRDIVFVSLARAGTPIGILMKRYVKEAYGWTVPHYSVSIIRGRGIDENALLYLLEQHPGKRLVFVDGWTGKGAISKELTRSARLFKEKYGVTLDDELAVLADPGHCSSLFGTREDFLIPSACLNSTVSGLVSRTVLNDHWIKAGDFHGAKVYRELADKDLSNYYIDIIAGEFAAVLPLVKQAKADLQKANRTPTWEGLRSIEAIQKEFGIKDINLIKPGAGETTRVLLRRVPWKILVKDKEDIRLKHIFQLAKERNVPVEEYKQMSYTCCGLIKPMEENK